Proteins from one Monodelphis domestica isolate mMonDom1 chromosome 6, mMonDom1.pri, whole genome shotgun sequence genomic window:
- the LOC100017227 gene encoding uncharacterized protein C4orf36: MAYGLPRKHTVKSILRGSCYNVQEPWELALLTKTLYNNIANIGVPLFEDIIYGRSFKTVLGKRTEEFLLPTAEMIETERAFELKRLKEIELRKNAGDQVQALLKDKKFGLRRPLPPKK; this comes from the exons ATGGCATATGGTTTGCCAAGAAAGCAcacagtgaaatcaattctgcgTGGAAGTTGTTACAACGT TCAGGAGCCCTGGGAACTTGCCTTGCTTACAAAGACCTTATACAACAATATTGCAAATATTGGAGTCCCTCTTTTTGAAGATATCATTTATGGCCGTTCTTTTAAAACCGTTCTTGGGAAAAGGACTGAGGAGTTTCTACTCCCCACAGCagaaa TGATAGAAACTGAAAGGGCATTTGAACTGAAACGCTTAAAGGAAATTGAACTTCGGAAAAATGCAGGAGATCAAGTTCAGGCTTTGCTAAAGGACAAGAAATTTGGCTTAAGAAGACCTCTTCCACCCAAAAAGTGA